AGAAGATGGGTAAAAGTTAATTACAACTTGTGTACCATTAATTAATTCCTTTTGCAGGGCTTTACTGCAGTTACTGACATTGCCGGAGGGTACGCGGCGTGGACTCAGAATGGGCTTCCAAcggaatgatgatgatgatgttggagGCAGGGAATAAAGTTGGTGATACAATAATAAAGCTTGGAAGACAGAGAACTAGAAAGATCTCAagtgtaaagaaaaaaaaatgtcgcATATTAGTGTAGTTGGCAGCCACAGAATGACCAGGAAGTATGTGAATGTGAATGTGACCGTTTCGTTGTTGTTCTGTATGGAAAAGGAAACAAAGAAACATACAAATAATAGATGAATGGAACCAGTGAATTTTGTACATAAAAATCTCTTCTTTGCTATCGATACAAATCTCACTTGTCATGTTATTAAAATTTTCTTGTGTGATGGAGGGCCAaagctaaaagaaaattttgtattaaaatgaattttttttttaaaatgttgttgaaaaattaatatttaagagGGATTAAAGTTGTAGTTAAGGATAAGTCTCTGCCTGAACCTGTAAAGAAGCCAGAACTCGTAAATTCAGGTTTTGATAGTTGAAAATTTAAAAGTCATAAAATGGTGACAATTTAAACAAGCAACATAGAGCATAGAGAAGCCTGGTTAAGATGCAAGCAATGGGGCTCCTGGCGTTTGTAATTGAACAAGCACAAATAGGACTCGTCTGGCTACAGGTCAGGGAATCGTGGTTCATGCCAGGCATTCCTTAGCAATGGCAGATATTGCTTCATCGTCATTTTCCTCTAACCATCCAGCAAAATGCGGAGACGTGGAGAAATGACGAAGAGGAAAATCAGAGTAGGTTCTAGAAAATGTTTGTGCGAGGTAATAAAAATAAACTGATTAGAAATTAACAAATGTTTCAAGGCGTGTATTAATATTGCTTTCTTTAAGTATCTATTCACCCCACCTATATTATGGTGTGTAAAAGAGTTATCGGCAAATGAACTTTGAGGATATAATAAAGTCCAATGATTGTATACGTTTTGCACTGGCGAAAATAATCTACTGAGCACTGAGCGGAGTATAGTAAGgatatcaatttctataaagaattCCTACAGTAagtatttataaaacaatttaggAATATAAAATATGGTGGGAGATcataaagaattttttttttttgtcatgcaAATGAAACTTCACTCCTATTTATAGGAGGTCTCATGTCTTTTCATAGAAACATAACTGCCTAAATGGATAAACCATTTGTTAATAATCAAGTGACATCACTTTTGGTTACTTATAACTTTTCATTTACAACTATTGGAacactatatatatattgaaaatgtTCTAACAATCTCtcctcattttcaaaatattttagattttgatcATCTTAAAAATCAATTGCATAAATGAAGGTGTCTTACAATTGAACTTTCACttagtgaaaacatgttaaaGTTAATCGAAATTACATGATAGATATGCTTTGAACTAGTTATTCCATTTGATTAACAGAACACATCCACACAATGATTTCAAAATCAGTCAATGCACAATATCTAGGGCCACTATTATGGTCATGTGTTTGTAACCTCTTTTCATGAGTACTGTCAGAGCCAAGCCCTTGAGCTCCTAGAAGCGGTCACACTTCTACTCACATAAGTAGATCCCATTAAGAGTATCCCTGTAATTATAACACtctaacatatttatgttatgGGTCTATTACCAGTATAGTACACATCCTTCCTCTTATTATTACGGGTACCTAACACTTAATACCTTGGaatgatatattatatattattttatagtgTTAGCAGTAACATACTTATTATGTACTTTGTCTCATTGAACTCAAAACTTGACATTATATCAAGCGTTGAGTTGAGTTTCCATCATGGGTAACTTAAATATTATATAGGCTTGTATCTCATTcctaaatttccaaaattttcaacatAGTTGTGTTATTTATCCATACCACATGgtgaaattttatatttatttgtgtcTTGAAAATTCACAAAACCAACATCCTTACCATGTTCAATTACATTTTCTTTCACCAAATAATGCTATCAAGGATATCCTTTCTACTATTGCCAAATTACAGTGATCACTTTATCTTTTATTATCATGACGATTTCATATTTGACTACTTTAATTATTTCTTAATATCCAAGAAATTAATTTCACAATCATCAAATATATGAAACTATACATGATGTCTTAGTCAAACTAGACAACATATTTACTGCTTGTCATAGCTTCTTTTCAAATTCAGTAcataactttaaatttttttcattcatagTCAAATAACATTATTTTTCTCAACACACTTTATATATACAAGGGTGTAACATATATAGTCATATTAAAGGACCATCAATTGTCCAATCGACTATAAAATCACATATTTATTCACCCTTCACCATGGATATTATCAATTATTTTCTGACTATGATTAAAATCATGTCTATCACCTAAATGGGTTAAATAACATTCATATTATTATTTCGTGCTCATAAGATTTTTGATTCATGACTtccaaaataaatttcaaaatttactacatctcaaaaatttataaaatcatgAGTTTATAGATCATATCTAAGTCATATAAAAACCACTTACACCATCATAAATATGCACAGTATGATCTCGATTTCAAATATATAACTATCACGTTATATATATTCACTAGGAAACTTCATGCCAGAATAGTGATCTTATTATACAAGCCAATGCTTTCCACTAGTCCATATTAATTAGAAAAATTAACCACACATATGCATATGACTTATTTCATTTCTAGTCAAAACTACTTCTAATCCAAATTTTATAACATAGAAAAAAATGTGCAGCATATATAAAACTCATTTAGCTTAAGGTTATTTAGCAAAAACAACAaccaaaattatttatattttataatcatTTACAAACTTTCATTTTAGCAATGAAAATAATATCAATATCATCCAAATACTAGTTAATGATATAATGATTTGAATAAACAAGTAATTTCACATCTTAAGTTAAAtatatatcaaaaaaaaaaaagaatgaaggTTTCACTCACAAATTAGATGGAACGAGTTATATTTCAATTCTTCTAACTTACTTTCTATTTATAAAGCATTGATAGGTGTCTAAGTGATTCTTTAAAAAGATGTCACTTTTTAAGTTGCACTTTTTGGTTTCAAGAAACTATTTACCCAACCTTTTAAATGTATTCGTTGGACCTAGTAACGTGACTTTTTGATTTGGGAAGGCTCACCCGAATGGTCATAATGCTTCTGTTAAATAGAAACATGCTtaactaatttttaaataaagCCATCACAATTCAAAATGAAAGTAACTTTTCGATCCATTAATCGACCCTTTCccaaacatacattttcattctaTCTTGTCCATTCATTCTTTCTTTTTTGCATgatatataacatatattatataattttatactaATCAAAATTATGCAAAAAATCATGCATAAAATGAACTAGCATTTAAATTTTTTCGTCAAGTAATTAATGCATGAGACACACATATTTTGCATAATGTAATCCAATAAAcacataacaattaaaatttaaatcatgCAATAATAGTAAAACAATAAATTTGGCATATCATTTATTGTGATAAAGatttattttaaatcaaaatttgaCAAGATCTTTGGCCTTGATGCAACCCTATTTTTCGATATCCATCCTCATAGTAACATGTTTGTAGTGGCATGTAAACTTATGGTGAACAGACAAGCcatctttaatttctcataaatTACGAAAATAGAACCTTAAAATTTTTGGTGTGTGgggataaaaataaacttataagaAATTAACGAAGGCTTCAAAGTGTGTATCAATATCACTTTCTTTAAGATTCTATTCTCCCCCACCTATATTACGGTGTGCTAAAAAGTTACTAGCGAATGAATTTCGAGGATACAATGAAACCTAATGACTGTCTATGTTTTGCACTGACGAAAGCAATCAACTGAGCACTGATCGAGCATAGCAAGGATAtcaatttctaaaaaaaattctACAATAATTCTTTATAGAAAAATTTAGGAATATAAAAGATGGTGGGACATCAAAAAgaaactttttttttatatttctggATTATCATGCAAATGAAACTTCACTCCTATTTAAAGGAGGTCTTATGTCTCTTCATAAGGACATAACTACTCAAATGGATAATCATATCTTTAGcaataaacataattattcaataGATATTTACTTGAATAATTATGACAATTTGTTAATAACCAAGTAACATAACATTTGGttacttataatttttatttgcAACTATTGGAAcactatatatattttgaaaatgttccaatAGAAAACAAGTGTGATGGCATGCGATAATGGTGGGCACAAAAAGAGGCTCAGAAGGGTGAGAGTTACTGTGGTTGTTGTGATTGTAGAAAGAAAGTCGCAGAGAGAATTTTAGAGAGTTAAATTTGTCAAAACATCAAAAAGTCCCCCAATGAAACTTTGAATCTTCTATTTATAGCCTTTCCAAATAGTTATCACCAAAGAACGATTATAAAACAAGTATCATATTTTATAGGACGTAAGAGAGATTCTGGGTTAATTTACAATATGTGGATAATGAGCGTGAATGAAATCAATTCATGTTACTTGTAGTGAGTAATGGAAAAAAGTAATAAAGATAATGGAAGTAATTGTAGTTTCAGAGAAGTTATGCTCATGTAAGTCATTGTGGCAAAGAGAGTGCTACTTGCAAACTTAAGTGGAAGTGTCATGCGGCTAGAACTTAAGTTTGGCAAACCGCGCAACCTTAGACTTTTTTTTAGGTTCAAATTCATCTGAGTCATCATAACATTTGAAAGATGATAATTCTAGGCAGATGAGCAATGGCAATGGCAGGTATTGCTTCATTTGTCATTTTTCTCTAACCAAAAAGCATTTGCCATCTTTTTTGGCCATAACTTTTAATACAAATTTTGGTTATACATAAAAATTCCTACGCTAACACCAGTCCTAGTAACTAACTCAATTGTAGCACCAACATACTTGCATGCATGGAATAATTTGGAACACAGATCTTCATTCACCATGCAAATACTGAAACTATACTTACAAAATAGACCAAATTCGAAGGAAAAGTTGTTGGTTTAACAGAGAACTAACAGAAGCatagaaaataaaaatggaaagGATGATTGAATTTATTAACCAAGTAGTCATTATATATATGTCCCAAGTAACAAACTCAACCAAAGTTTAGTTTCCTACTCCCACTAACAAGCTAACAACACCTAGCTTCCTACTTCTAGTAACAAGCTAACAACTCCCACTAACCAAATCTCCCTAGGACTTAGTCATAATAAAAAGCTTTGCAGCCTTTGAGATACTAACATTTTCCTCCTGACTCAAGTGTTGTAGGCACCAAGTTTACTCCTAAGAAACTCAAATTGACTAACATGAAAATATCTGCAATAAAACCAGTTTCTTTAACTTCTTAAGTATTCATCTTCTATGAATTCCTTCTCAGCTAGTGCAACTTCAAGAGTTGCCTCTAATTATTTCCTAGCCTACAATTCCATCTTTAGATCATCTAAATCAAAATTCCAACAATTCAAAATTATCACCAACTGCTCCAGAAAAGTCATAAGAGTGGCTAGAGTGTCGCCCCTTCCTCCAAGGTCTTGTGTTGTCACTATACTTGTGATTAACACCATTTATGGTTTGATTAACGATCTTCTCATAGCCAATaattcttttttcaattttgcaTTTTGCATTGAAAGTCTGATCAACTTACCAACTAAATTCTTAAACTCAAAAGCAGCTACAAATGTCAACTATTTTGCATATGAAGCTTCTTCAACCAACTTTTGATTTGGGAAACATAACTCGTTGTTCTCTTCTGAAAGTTGCACTTGTTCCAGTTTTAGTTTTTCACTCTCGATCTGCTGAGGTTGAATCCTTTTTCGTAGCTCATCAAGATGTTCTTTAGATATTTCATGTGCAGAAGATGATAACTTATCATCAGAGAGAGATGTCAATTGCTGATCCAAGATAGTTACCTTTGCATACAATTCCTAATCATCAGAACACTTGTTTTATAGTTGTTCTTACAGGATACCATTATCTGTCAGTTTTATCTCAAGCTCAAAACTATTTTCATTACATTGTGTCATTAATTTCACAATTGTTTGTTGCATTTCAATAAATGATGCATTAGAAATTGAAGCTTTCCCATCTCAATTACGTGTTTCCCTAAAGCCCTCATTTGATTCCTTTTTTCTTGAATCTTTCTTTCTAAATTTGGAAGTTGAGATTTCAAGCTAGTACGATCATTTGCAAACTGGTCCAACAAGTATTTCAGGGTACTAGAGCTAAATGTAATCTCTCCAGCAAGCACCTTAACTTGTTCAGCAAGAAGGTCTATTTGATCTGATGTCATTCCTTCCTAACACTTGGATGCCACTTGCTCATCCTCGAGTGGACTTAATGAGAAACTCTTCTTTTGTATCTTGATCCTAAAAAATTCATTGCCATTAGAGTCAATGATCATACACTTTTCTTCTTCAAACATCACCTTGAATCCCTTCTCAACCAATTGCCCTACACTCAGCAAGTTTTGATCAATCGCAGGTGCAAACAAAACATCTAAAATCAACTTAGTTCCAACACAACTCTCTATTGCTACTATGCCTTTTCCCTTCACTTCTAGGtaagggtgagcaaaactcgattctactcaaaaaaactgaaaaaaattcaaattttgagttaAACGAATCTAGATAATCGAATTAAtcgaattattcgagtcaactcgaatctttttttttgaatttcgagtttgaatCAAGTTTGgttttcaaattcgaataactcgaataattcaaataaaccgaataccaaactataatattttacatttgtacTCCAAACTCCTAAACCTCTTTACTTTCCCCAAAAACTTTTACTCATTCAcactttctccttaaaatttttaCTCTCTCTCATCCTACCCCTTTCTACCCCAAACCCATTCCCCCCCTCAAATTTTACTCTCCCTATTTACTttccccctaaaattttactcCATCAAcccccaaatttttttattttccccctaaacttttacttctcacaTTTTACCcccaaatcaaaaattaaaatcatccaaaaaaatccctaaacctaaatagtaataattttattcatatctactatttatattattaaattaaatttcacatttttactatttatattattgaattgtttaatcatattgaatctttatattttttattaaaattgatttattGATGATGCtataaaatattcgtgttaaaattttatgttggtatcaattttatattttatctttaagatagcttttattaaaaatcatatttttttacatttaatatatttttaatttcaaaatacatagcgACAAGAATCAgaagataattgaagcaactaGGCAAGTAAAtaagctaacccgtatataaaagattaataaataaattatgaggggaTGAAGGTTAATAACAATTTTGATTACAATGGACAAATTTGATTACGGTGGGTGATAGTGATTATAAGGACCCAAAATCAATTTTTAATCTAACTTGAACAAATATATTCAATTCGATTCAATTCGAATTTCATCTCACTCGActcaattcgagaaaatttcaaatcgagttaagATGATcaaataggattcgtcaactcaattaactcgaaattttttcattcgattcgattcaatcGAATGCTCACTCCTACTTCTAGGTACTTTCCATTTCTTATCCTTACTCTCAACTTCAATGACTTGTCAAGGTCTTTAAACAACTTCTCAACACGAGTCATGTTATTGGTGCAACCACTATCAACTAACCAATTGTCACATAAAGTGCTTGATGAAAAGTAAGAGACAACAAAAAATTGGTCCTCTTCTTCTTTAACTGCAGCAAGTGCTCTACGTTGCTGCTGATTTCTTGGTTCCTTTTAGAACCTCTCAATGTGCCCCATCAAGTTGCACCTTCTGCACTTCACATCTGGCCTTCTCCAACACCTGAAATGTGGATGATTCTGTTTTCCACAATACTTACATGAAGAATACTTGTTAAAATTTCCAATACCATTACCTTTTTGCAGCAGTTTCTGAACCATTACTACCACCACTCTTCTTCCCATTCGACTTTTTTGCCTCATTAGCATCCTTTGCTCTTGTGCTTGTAAAGACTGATCAACTCCACTACTCTTAATTGAGTCAAGTCCTTTTGGTGTTCTCTAAAGAGGCAATAGTTGATTTATACTTCTCAGGTACATAGACTAATACTTTCTGCACCAGTCTAGAATTAGAGAGCTCAGTCCCAAGAACCCTTACCTTGTTAGCAATATCCACCAACTTGTTAAAGTATTCTTTGATTAACTCAAACTCCTTCATCTGTAGCCTCTCAAATTCTTGAATCAAGTTCAACACCTTCATACCCTTGATCCTCTCATCTCCTTGATACTCAGCCTTGAGATAGTCTCATATCTCTTTTGCTTATCCAAAAGTCATAATTCTATTGAATATGGCTGGTGAAACCAAAGCATAAAGGCAAGTTTTTTCCTTAGCCTTCCTACTGGTTCTCTCCTTGTGCATTTTGATCTGGTTCATAGTTGAATTGTTGGGAAGTGGAGTCACCTCAGTCTTCCTCGACAGCTTCCCAATAATCACAAACCTCCTTGTATGCTTGCATTCTCATAGACCATGCTTGATAgttctctccatcaaacacaagaGGGGCTAAGATAGATAGATTACTTAATCTTGATCCCATTTTCCTCAATACCTCACAAGTGTATCTCTCGATTTTTCTCTCAAAACTCTCACAGAACTTTTCTCACATGTCCCTTAAGGAAAAAAGCTCTCAATACCACTATTGATTTAGCAGAGAACTACTAGAAGCATAGAAAATAAGAATGGAAAGGATGATTGAATTCATTAACCAAGCAACACTTATATACATGTCCCAAGTAATAAACTCaatcaaattttagttttttacTCCTATTAACAAGATAACAACATCTAGCTTCTTACTTCTACTAAAAAGCTAACAAATCTCTCTAAGACTTAATCAAATCTCCCTAAGACTTaatcataatataaaattttacaactCTTGAGACACTAACAAATAAGGTGTTATGTAGACAAAGCAGGCAGGCCTAAAGGGCAAGGCTGAGTTGAATACAAAGGGGGCTTATTAGTAACGGCCACACACGTGGCCATGCCTAGAGACAAAGGTATCATCTGTTAGATAAGGCTTGATTGTGCCATTAATCACATCAGCAGCTGTATAAGATATTTAAAACAAGTTGCAGTTATAATACTTCTTATGGAAACCCTCAACATATAGAGATAGACTGTAGGGTAGACCCCCTCTTTTCTTAGAGCATAGGCTATAAGGCCATGCAATATATATTAAGGGTTGAAATTATGGGTAACACTAACATTACCCTCGGACTTTCAATTCCTTCCTATTTTCTAGACCTTCTTCATCTAACAACCCATTTTAATCTTATAAACTTTACAACAAACTATTACTCAATCTGATGATACTATTTTTTAAGAAACCTAATGTTCCCCTGTCCCATGTCAGCTTCAGAGATGGGTGCAGCTGCATCCGTCCACCGGgtatttctttttctctttctgaAATTTGTTTCTGTTTCTGTTTTATCTTAATTTATAGCCAGAATCAAAGCCCTCAAATGCATAAGGTAAATAAAAAGTATAGCTTAAACTTGTTGTAAAACCAATAGCTAGGAGCCTAGGATATGTTACAATATCATCAGTTGATGGACAAGAGCAAACCTTTGTGGTAGCTCCATCTTGCGCTTTAAAAGAGTGGAACCTCGGAGATTTGAAACAGTACTTAAGATATTGGCACGGCTCAATCAGACCAAAACCACTGATGCTTCAACTCTTCTGAGAGATCAAAAACTGCGCCTTGTTTCATGTCTGAGTGAACCAGGCCAATATCACAGTTACTATTCCATGAAATGTTAAAGCATGGAAGAGAGCGTTGGATGGATCCCTAAATAAAACATTAAGGAATGAAACAGAGAAGAGTGAAGCATATTGGGAGGAAAGATGGGTTAAAAAAGAGAGCAAATAaaacagagagagagagagagagagagagagctgaGGGGGTGTACGAATGTGTGGGTGGGGGGATTTAGGAGAGTGAGAGGGGTGTCTGCAAAGAGCATTTAAAACCCTCTACTACCAAAGCAGAAAAGTTGGCCCATTGCATTTAAATCCATTATTCTCCCTCCCATTGTCCCATCTTATCCatgtttctctctttctttttctttgactAATCAGTTCCTAACACATACTATATAACGCTGCAGAAGGACCGTTCTGTCATCTAGGATGGAAATTAAGGGTTAAAATGACCTGTGTACCTCTCAAATTAACTCCAGCTAAATATGAACATGTGGATATGGATGTAGTATAGGTAGCGGAAGTTTTGTCCTTTAAGGTGATCACATGGGCGGTGGTTGAAGCAAGAAGGCAGAGGTTGAGAGATATAGCCCATGCCATGACCGTAATACTCTGTGCAACAGCTACCAGCATCATTAATGACGGAATCTCTATCTGGGACGGACAGACAGCAACATTAATAGGCAAGGCAAGGCAACCAGACACACTCTTTTTAGAAACTGGAAACCCTTGTTTCAATCCAGTATGGCTGTATTTGCTTTGCTGCTTGGAGTTGGAGTTGGAGTTGGAGTTGAGGTTAATTACACTAAGTACACGTACCAGAGAAGAGAATTGTacattttgttttttcttttttctttttttaatattcattttacTTTACATGGCAACCAAAGCTAAAATTCCTCTAGCTTCGATACTGTCTGCTTGATTTAGGTGATATTGCTTATATGTAACGTAAAATGTGATGTGTCCAACGGATCGTTGTGTTGTCCGCTGTGGCGGATGCTTTCATTTTGGGTGCATATCAAACAATGTTTTCTTCTGGTTATGTCAACGACCTTTCATTACTATCGGCGAACATGAACGTTTTTTCACCTCTAAATCCAATTAATTATTTCTCAAATGAATATTCATAGCCAGCTAGTCAAGACAACGAAGAATGTTAGTGTattcatataatattatattgatgGGGGATTATTCCAATGTTTCACGTCAAAGAAAACTCCAAAAATGGTTGCCCTTTATACTCAAAACACCCCCAAGTAtgtccaaaatttcaaaaaagagAAAATTCCCATCTCTCTTTATGAGCTTCGAGGGCTATCAGTCATGGTCTCTCCCTTCAGGTCTTGTTCCTGATGAAGCATCACCTGAATGGCTTAGCAAAGGAGACAATGCATGGGAACTGACAGCAACGTCCTTTGTTGGCCTGCAAAGCGTTCCAGGGCTAGTGATGCTGTATGGGAGCATGGTGAAGAAGAAATGGGCTGTCAACTCAGCTTTCATGGCCCTCTACGCCTTTGCCGCTGCTCTACTTTGCTGGGTTTTATGGGCACATCAGATGTCTTTCGGATACTATAAAAACAGCCCATTGGTTGGAAAGCCCGTTAATTCACTGTCCAACGTATTTCTTCTGGGACCAACGCATGTTCATTCTATGCTGCCAAATGCTGATTATGTATTTTACCAGTTCGCTTTTGCTGCCATCACAGTGATTTTGCTGGCTGGATCATTGCTTGGGAGGATGAACTTCTACGCTTGGATGATATTTGTTCCTTTGTGGTTAACCTTTTCATATAGCGTAGGGGCATTCACCATATGGGGATATGGATTTCTTCAACACAAAATCATTGATTATGCGGGTGGATATGTCATCCATCTTTCTTCTGGGGTGGCTGGTTTTACTGCCGCATATTGGGTAATATTCATATACCAATTCAGTCCATTAGATATTGGATCCTTTTTTTGCTACATAGAAATTGTCACGTCATCATAAACAAACATGGTGATTGCAGGTGGGACCTAGACATTCGCATGACAGACAGCACTTTCCACCCAACAACATAATTCAGATTTTAGGAGGTGCTGGATTTCTGTGGTTGGGATGGACTGGCTTCAATGGAGGATCTCCACTTTCAGCAGGGCTGGTCACATCTTTAGCCGTAATAAACACACATATCTGCACCGCCACCAGCCTCTTGGTCTGGCTTGCTTTAGACATGGTTGTGTACAAGAAGAGCTCGGTCATCGGTGCAGTCCAGGGGATGATCACGGGACTTGTTTGCATCACTCCTGGTGCAGGTTAGCCTTCACTCAAACACATATCACAAACATTAAGTCATCTTTCTCCAGGTTTGTTTCACTTTTAACATCTGATATATGCATGGGGCAGCAGGGCTTGTGGATCCATGGGCAGCGGCCTTAATGGGTGTGATGTCGGGATCAATTCCATGGTACACAATGATGATTTTGCACAGAAAATCAGCCTTCTTCCAAAGTGTGGACGATACATTAGGGGTGTTCCATACACATGCAGTGGCTGGTGTTTTAGGAGGACTCCTTTCCGGTCTCTTTGCAAAACCCAAGCTTCTGAACTTGATGTATGGAAATGACGTATATGGTCCAGGCTTACTCCACAGCGGGGGACATATCCACCCGGGCCTCAAACAAATGGCTTATCAGTTTGTAGGTGCCATATTCATCGCTGCATGGAATGCTGTTGTTACTAGCATCATTTGCCTTGTTATAAGCCGCATTGTTAATTTAAGAATGGATGAAGAGGATCTTGAGGTAGGGGATGATGCGGTGCATGGAGAGGAAGCTTATGCACTGTGGGG
This window of the Gossypium arboreum isolate Shixiya-1 chromosome 12, ASM2569848v2, whole genome shotgun sequence genome carries:
- the LOC108478872 gene encoding ammonium transporter 2 member 3-like produces the protein MSFEGYQSWSLPSGLVPDEASPEWLSKGDNAWELTATSFVGLQSVPGLVMLYGSMVKKKWAVNSAFMALYAFAAALLCWVLWAHQMSFGYYKNSPLVGKPVNSLSNVFLLGPTHVHSMLPNADYVFYQFAFAAITVILLAGSLLGRMNFYAWMIFVPLWLTFSYSVGAFTIWGYGFLQHKIIDYAGGYVIHLSSGVAGFTAAYWVGPRHSHDRQHFPPNNIIQILGGAGFLWLGWTGFNGGSPLSAGLVTSLAVINTHICTATSLLVWLALDMVVYKKSSVIGAVQGMITGLVCITPGAGLVDPWAAALMGVMSGSIPWYTMMILHRKSAFFQSVDDTLGVFHTHAVAGVLGGLLSGLFAKPKLLNLMYGNDVYGPGLLHSGGHIHPGLKQMAYQFVGAIFIAAWNAVVTSIICLVISRIVNLRMDEEDLEVGDDAVHGEEAYALWGDGERMPKPRRLCIPLICRRLMPTPV